The Anguilla rostrata isolate EN2019 chromosome 2, ASM1855537v3, whole genome shotgun sequence genome contains the following window.
agcacagacacagacacaggcacagacacagggcaCCGCTACAGTCTATAAGCAGGGGGGGGACTCACTTGCTTTTACATCCCAGCTTTAATATACTGAAGAAACCTTAAATGACTATTTATTCTCAACACATTGCTGAGAAAAACCAAAGTGCATCATGGACAACGTGGTTGTGTTGGGGGATGTGGTTGTGTTGGAGATGTGGTTAGTTGGAGGATGTGGTTGTGTTAGTAGATTTGGTTGTGTTAGTGGATGTGATTGTGCACAGTATGTGCAACATTTTGTTAGATGAACATAATCATCCTGCAGATAGAGGCTGTGGGAGGCAAACCCAAGCACAGCTGTTCAGGGTGTATGTCTCTATACTACAACCACACGGTGTCTCAGGTACAGGTGTCTCTGGTACAGGTGTCTCTCTGTTGTTCTACTTAAAGGTGTATGGGTGAAATCCTGCTTTGCAGGTTCTGTGCAGAGCCAACCCTTGGAGGTGATGCAGTTTAAGCAGAAAGCAAGTTCAGCGCCTGGCTCATGTGACCCATCAGTGTGACGGGATGAGCATTTTACCGTGGTTCTGGAGGTTCTGCTGCTCTTGGTTCTGGTCATCTTGGGCTGATTGCGGCTGTGTGTGGTAGACGGTTTGGCCAGATGGACTCGCTGTCTGTATCGAGTTGCTATCGGCCGTTAGTGGAAAGTCTGGCCGTGGGTGGTCAAAGGACAGACATCCACTGGAGGCTGTGGACGGATCTGAGCAGAGCGCGGGGCTGGACGGGTAATCAGACGGGTCGCGTGAAGCTCCTCCGCGTTTTGGCTCGCCTTCACAGTGCCGGCCGCTGGCAGACGGGTCAGCGGGACCGGGACCAGGACCGGGACCGCCTGCATCTGCCAGCGTCCTGCCATTCGATTGAGTTTGTCCTCTGCAGAACAGGCAAAACCGGAATTACAACCTGCACTGTTACACCTGCCAGTGCTGTCTGGCTAGCCTCCACAAGTAGCCTAGCCGATACACTGTCACAGCCagacatttacatacatactcCCAAATGTGAGATTTCAGTGTTTATACCAGGACGAGATGTGCCATTTCTGCAATCTGTGCCGaaagttttcttttcagtatagTTGCTCCATCCGGCTCCACATAAAACATGACACTCCCAACAagtccccccccaaaaaattatgaatgcaatTAATTATAACTGCCACTAATATAATACTATTTCCCAATTATCTTGCATTCTGTTTCAGACATTGTACAACAGGGTAGAGAGTTGTTTGATGAAAATGTTATTACTATATaaattctcaacaaaaaaaagtggtgTCCATGCTATCGCATTGGCTTTGGAAAACTTACTCCAGACGTGAGAAACAGTTCAAGCATAGCAAACACCGAACGCTGTTCACTTTCTTGGATAATAGGCACTTTTTTTGTCCGACGGTTATCGAAAACCCAAATGAAACTTCCTAAAATACAGTAGTCCTTCAGCGTCAGCCCTTTACCGCCACCCAGTGGCCGACTCTCAAAGCGCTGAGGTGCCATCGACCACTCGCAAAGGAACATGCTGCAAAAAAACAGTCCCCCAAATATCCACCACCACGGGACAGTTCGAAACGCGGTGGGCTTTGGCGCATTTACACAAAAACAAGTGCAAAAGCACAGGGTATAAAGCAATGTCTGTCAGTCAAAACGATCTAAATTAGCCCAGTCATAGCTATATGTAGCTTTAGGAACCCATTCCAACACCACTTAGAAGTACACTTTCAAAGGGGTTTCAAATTCACAAAGTAAGTACCCGCCCGATCGGGCTCCTTGAATCTAGGCGACAACCTGTACACTAATTGTACCTGATAAATCTAACAGAATGGCGGAAAGCGAAAACAGCCCAAGagtgctgcatttatttgtgctCTTGGCACCGGGAAGTGTCGCTCGAGCAGACAAAGCACACTCGCGAGTTCGTGGGGCAGGCTTTGGGGAAACTGTCGCGCGTCCTGGGTTATTTTCCAGGGAGCGGTTTTGTTTCTCAGGTTAGTGACCACTACGAAATATGGAgcgttcattttttttactgagctAAACTAAAATTTGAActaaaatgtgaatttgtaaTATATTGCCTGCGTCAAACAAAATAAGCGAATGCTGCCCGTTCTTATTAACTTTTGACATGTTCACGGTAAGCAGTTTGGCATCACTGGCAGTTTGGCATGTTTCGCAAAAGCAAGCATTAGTTCGAAATGGAGCTGCCGAGAACTGGGTGATGAACAAAAAGATAACTAACATCTGCGGAGTAACTTACCTGGACATGTCCAGTTATTGTTTTATCTTCACAtaacagttctaaaataaaTTGACCACCAAATAAATCTGTCGATCTGCCACGCACACCCCCAGACCGCGACTCGAAAGTGTTGATATTCTCAACACAatagatttgttttgtttgttttcctagCGAGAAAGTATAGATTTAAAAAGCCTGAAGATGCATCTTGTAATAATAAGATTTCCTCACCGTTTTAGCGAGGtaatagaaaatgaaaagacCCTTCCAAATCTAGTATAACAGGCTAGATGATCTTATTTTGGTACTGTAGATCCCGGTACTGCCCTCCTTGTCGAAATTCTCCGACAGTGAGAGAAAGTTGCAAGTCTAACGTGAAGAAACGGAGACGCTCTGGCCACGCTCCGCccacggccccgcccacatctGTGTGGTTGGCGCTCACCTCGCGTGCGAATGTTGGTGTGTTCCTGTAAAAACACTAACAGGCCAGCCGTATtctaactgaaatgtaaaaaaactaTAAATGCGACTTGCGTTTCAGTGAATCTCTgcaagcacaaatgcacaccaAGCGTTTATACGAAACCGTTAAGGTATGTGCGTGGATCGGtctatatttattaattttatgtattatttggGGTTATCATTGTTTATGTTGGGtggtttacatttatttaaagaaatacatgacttaaaataattttatatgaattaatCCATGAGTGAAATTTGTATTAAAGTCTGCATCTGCGTTTCAAACGTGTTACAAGTAAAAGTTAAAAGTAAACTTCAATTCCGAGGGTACCTTGATTCAGATATTAACCTAGAATTTGGAATTGGCTTTTGAGAGtagggagagggaagggactGCTCGTGGGACATCGTGAATCTTTGGGGCGGTTAGTCGTGCCTGTAAAAGGTGCACCAGACGGGATCACCCTTctgctacaaacacacacgcacacgcacacgcacacgcacacacactctctctctctctcgctgatAGCAGAAAAAAACACGCCATTATTTAATACAACCGTGATCATATTTAATGTACATTCAAGTGgaaacaaatacagtacaaaatCACTGGGACAGAAgttttgatattttataataatagttGCAAATGCCCAAAGAACGTACTCGGAATCACTTAAAACATACTTTATTCATATAAAAACCCAATAAATCAAACACTATATTATAAAGCCTATTGTATTCAGTCGAAAtgttaaattctttttttgtaaatcctGAAAGTATCAAAGATCTCATCCTGCCACTACACAAGCAGTAGGAGATGGCTGCATGGAGTTGGCTGAA
Protein-coding sequences here:
- the LOC135242893 gene encoding bcl-2-like protein 11, which produces MSRGQTQSNGRTLADAGGPGPGPGPADPSASGRHCEGEPKRGGASRDPSDYPSSPALCSDPSTASSGCLSFDHPRPDFPLTADSNSIQTASPSGQTVYHTQPQSAQDDQNQEQQNLQNHEAYSVRPSGGGVLQPEHWVGQELRRIGDEMNQEYTGRGRSRYISHSLYHWLALLVGRLLQILFRCR